A stretch of bacterium DNA encodes these proteins:
- a CDS encoding copper resistance protein CopC — MIRVARLGLIAVAILAFGQAASAHALLSASDPASGATLDRPPQTITLTFTEEPEPSLSSIRVLLPTGQPVSQGSIQTIPGRPRTLQVSVGPIAAGVYTVAWRTVSKVDGHVTGGAFAFGVGTSPANATLPQVVSPPPSVLGGAARWAFYAGLSVLLGASWVWTIALPSVSTQNGRWLWIPCLLALLGVVALGESQRQDAAAPLAQFLNTSLSRALAWRILPLLGVAAALAARGGTERRWRLSLWAIGILAAAGALAHVVAGHAAAALGPWRWANVAAQWIHVVSVGAWLGGLAVLIPALGRTPSDAKAGAVRRFSGAAGILLVLVAATGTLRAVNEVGGWGQLTATAYGRLVMLKAALLLLLAILGGVNRFRSVPRAIQTLAGLRRIGAAELAVGALTLAVAATLTQIAPANFPTTQAEGPPPLVATGSDFATTTHVRLEVAPGYPGPNGFTASLRDFDTGRPVDADRVSLRFTPRDRPDIGTSSLDLARSTDGSYRGQGSNLSLEGPWAVTVQVEQGANSVEVPLALDVRAQPQRIRTIEAPGQPTLYSIDLSGGRVLDAYLDPGRAGLNEVHATYIDAAGHEMPLPQLATMTANRPGGTPAPLPVRRFGPGHFIGDAQLSRGEWDLTFTVTTAAGEVLRSHLPVRL; from the coding sequence ATGATCCGGGTCGCACGGCTGGGCCTGATCGCGGTCGCCATCTTGGCCTTCGGGCAGGCCGCGTCCGCCCACGCCCTGCTGAGCGCATCTGATCCGGCATCGGGAGCCACGCTCGACCGCCCGCCGCAGACGATCACGCTGACGTTCACGGAGGAGCCGGAACCGAGCCTCTCCAGCATCAGGGTTCTCCTCCCCACCGGCCAGCCGGTCTCGCAGGGGTCGATCCAGACGATCCCGGGCCGGCCGCGCACACTGCAGGTGTCGGTCGGCCCGATTGCCGCCGGCGTCTACACGGTGGCGTGGCGAACCGTGTCGAAGGTCGACGGACACGTCACCGGCGGCGCCTTCGCGTTCGGGGTGGGCACCTCCCCCGCCAATGCCACGTTGCCCCAGGTCGTCAGCCCCCCGCCCTCCGTCCTCGGTGGAGCAGCGCGCTGGGCGTTCTATGCGGGCCTCAGCGTGCTCCTCGGGGCGTCCTGGGTGTGGACGATCGCGCTCCCCTCCGTCTCGACTCAGAACGGCCGCTGGCTCTGGATTCCTTGCCTCCTCGCGCTCCTCGGCGTTGTCGCCCTGGGGGAGTCTCAGCGCCAAGACGCCGCGGCACCGCTCGCGCAGTTCTTGAATACATCCCTCAGCCGGGCCCTGGCGTGGCGGATCCTTCCTCTCCTCGGCGTCGCCGCCGCCCTCGCCGCCCGGGGAGGGACCGAGCGTCGATGGCGCCTGAGCCTGTGGGCGATCGGGATCTTAGCCGCGGCGGGTGCCCTCGCTCACGTCGTCGCCGGCCATGCGGCGGCGGCGTTGGGGCCGTGGCGCTGGGCGAACGTCGCCGCGCAATGGATCCACGTGGTGTCGGTCGGCGCGTGGCTGGGAGGGCTGGCGGTCCTGATTCCCGCGCTCGGACGGACGCCGAGCGACGCGAAGGCGGGCGCGGTGCGGCGGTTCTCGGGTGCCGCGGGGATCCTGCTGGTGCTCGTCGCCGCCACCGGCACGCTCCGAGCGGTCAACGAGGTCGGCGGGTGGGGGCAACTGACGGCGACGGCGTACGGTCGGTTGGTGATGCTCAAAGCGGCGCTCCTCCTGCTTCTCGCAATCCTGGGCGGCGTCAACCGCTTCCGGAGCGTCCCCCGCGCGATCCAAACCCTGGCCGGCCTCCGGCGGATCGGCGCGGCGGAGCTGGCCGTCGGCGCCCTGACGCTGGCGGTCGCGGCGACGCTCACGCAGATCGCCCCCGCCAACTTCCCCACCACGCAGGCGGAGGGTCCGCCGCCTCTCGTGGCCACGGGAAGCGACTTTGCCACCACGACGCACGTGCGGCTGGAGGTGGCCCCGGGCTACCCCGGCCCGAATGGCTTCACGGCAAGCCTCCGCGACTTCGACACCGGGCGGCCGGTCGACGCGGATCGGGTGAGTCTGCGGTTTACCCCCAGGGACCGCCCCGACATCGGTACCTCCTCATTGGATTTGGCCCGAAGCACGGACGGGAGTTACCGGGGTCAAGGGAGTAACTTATCTCTAGAGGGCCCGTGGGCCGTCACCGTGCAGGTGGAACAGGGGGCGAACTCGGTCGAGGTTCCCCTCGCGCTCGACGTGCGCGCCCAGCCACAGCGGATCCGGACAATCGAGGCGCCCGGACAACCCACGCTGTATTCTATCGACCTCTCAGGGGGGCGGGTGCTCGATGCCTATCTCGATCCGGGGCGGGCAGGGCTCAACGAGGTGCATGCGACGTACATCGATGCGGCCGGCCACGAGATGCCCCTTCCTCAACTGGCGACGATGACGGCCAACCGCCCGGGGGGAACCCCCGCCCCCCTTCCGGTCAGACGGTTTGGCCCCGGCCACTTCATCGGGGATGCGCAGCTGTCGCGAGGCGAGTGGGACCTTACGTTCACCGTAACCACGGCGGCGGGTGAGGTGCTGCGATCGCACCTCCCCGTCCGCCTCTAA
- a CDS encoding alpha/beta hydrolase, translated as MKVRVGGVELHYESAGSGPPCILVHGGPGMSHPQMLSAFAPLADRVRLIAYEHRGHGESSRAPVETYTQRQLAEDLHEFCRALGLERPLVLGASAGGFVSLLYAGRHPTEPRALILVGTSASRGFMARATANMGRLGTPAMQEAYRTLWDGSLTDPDAFRRAFETILPMYYYDRRRCPANLAGRQFDPETRRALIRDYAVYDARAGLAAVRAPTFVGVGRHDWICPVEESVEIAGLIPGAELYVFEHSGHSPHVEEPAAFQAALGAFLDRALDPRLDGPG; from the coding sequence ATGAAGGTTCGAGTCGGCGGGGTGGAACTGCACTACGAGTCGGCGGGGTCGGGGCCGCCGTGCATCCTGGTCCACGGCGGGCCGGGGATGAGCCACCCGCAGATGCTGTCGGCATTCGCGCCCCTCGCGGACCGAGTGCGGCTCATTGCCTACGAGCACCGGGGGCACGGCGAATCCTCCCGCGCGCCGGTGGAGACCTATACCCAACGACAGTTGGCCGAGGACCTCCACGAATTCTGCCGCGCGCTCGGGCTCGAGCGTCCGCTCGTGCTCGGCGCCTCGGCGGGGGGGTTCGTCTCGCTGCTCTACGCCGGACGGCATCCCACCGAGCCGCGCGCCCTCATCCTGGTCGGCACCTCGGCCAGCCGAGGGTTCATGGCGCGCGCCACCGCCAACATGGGCCGGCTCGGCACCCCGGCGATGCAGGAGGCGTACCGTACGCTGTGGGATGGATCTCTCACCGACCCCGACGCCTTCCGGCGCGCGTTCGAGACGATACTGCCCATGTACTATTATGATCGGCGCCGCTGTCCGGCGAACCTTGCCGGACGACAGTTTGACCCCGAGACGCGCCGGGCCCTCATCCGGGACTATGCCGTCTACGACGCCCGGGCGGGCCTCGCGGCGGTGCGCGCTCCCACGTTCGTTGGGGTCGGACGCCACGACTGGATCTGTCCGGTTGAGGAGTCGGTCGAGATCGCGGGGTTGATCCCCGGTGCCGAACTCTACGTCTTCGAACACAGCGGCCACTCCCCGCACGTCGAGGAGCCGGCCGCCTTTCAAGCGGCGTTGGGGGCGTTTCTCGACCGGGCGCTGGACCCCCGCCTCGACGGACCAGGGTGA
- the tcuA gene encoding FAD-dependent tricarballylate dehydrogenase TcuA, whose translation MDVIDVIVIGGGNAALCAALAAAEHGARVLLLERAPLEARGGNSAVTAGALRFPYGGVEDLSRIVKDPALTQAGKVDVGRYSEDDFLGDLQRVTHGQTDPALGRALASQAFPTMGWLSRQGVEFVLAYDRQSFLVGETYRFWGGLAVKVRGEGPGLIAALYRAAQAADVAVMYESRATALAWDAAAREWRVGVSTGTRALEHRARSVVLACGGFEANPEMRAAHLGPKWRGVKVRGTPHNTGDGIKMGLGVGARPFGQWSGAHAVAWDINAPAANDRRAVQHFERDSYPLGMYVNIHGERFVDEGEDFRNYTYARFGREIMRQPQRVAFQIFDQKTVRLLKKPYTLTGTTRIQANTLDELARAAGLEGRTFARTVAEFNAAVGDRPFNPAIRDGKAAAALRLPKSNWAQRLDSPPYVCFPVTCGITFTFGGLRVGADASVAGADDRRIGGLFACGELVGGLFYDNYPGGTGLMAGAVFGRLAGTGAAAHAGRSG comes from the coding sequence GTGGACGTTATCGACGTGATCGTGATCGGCGGCGGGAACGCCGCCCTCTGCGCGGCGTTGGCCGCCGCTGAGCACGGGGCCCGGGTGCTCCTGCTGGAACGCGCGCCGCTTGAGGCGCGCGGAGGAAACTCCGCGGTGACCGCCGGCGCGCTGCGGTTTCCCTACGGGGGGGTGGAAGACCTGAGCCGGATCGTCAAGGATCCGGCCCTCACCCAAGCGGGCAAGGTCGACGTCGGACGATACAGCGAGGACGACTTCCTTGGCGATCTCCAGCGGGTCACGCACGGACAGACGGACCCTGCGCTTGGGCGGGCGCTCGCTTCGCAGGCGTTCCCGACGATGGGTTGGTTGAGCCGGCAGGGCGTGGAATTCGTCCTGGCCTACGATCGACAGTCCTTCCTCGTGGGCGAGACGTATCGCTTTTGGGGCGGCCTGGCGGTGAAGGTGAGGGGGGAGGGGCCGGGCCTCATCGCCGCGCTGTACCGGGCGGCGCAGGCGGCGGATGTCGCCGTCATGTACGAGTCCCGGGCCACCGCCCTGGCGTGGGACGCCGCCGCCCGTGAGTGGAGGGTTGGCGTCTCGACCGGAACCCGCGCGCTGGAGCACCGGGCGCGGAGCGTGGTCCTGGCCTGCGGCGGGTTCGAGGCCAACCCCGAGATGCGGGCGGCACACCTCGGGCCGAAGTGGAGAGGGGTGAAGGTGCGCGGCACCCCGCACAACACCGGGGACGGCATCAAGATGGGGTTGGGGGTGGGCGCCCGGCCGTTCGGGCAGTGGAGCGGGGCCCACGCGGTGGCCTGGGACATCAACGCCCCGGCGGCCAACGACCGGCGGGCGGTCCAGCACTTCGAGCGGGATTCCTACCCGCTGGGGATGTACGTCAACATCCACGGGGAGCGATTCGTCGACGAGGGGGAGGACTTCCGCAACTACACCTACGCGCGCTTCGGGCGGGAGATCATGCGCCAGCCGCAGCGGGTGGCGTTTCAAATCTTCGATCAGAAGACCGTCCGGCTGCTGAAGAAGCCCTATACGCTTACCGGCACGACCCGCATCCAGGCGAACACGCTGGACGAGCTGGCCCGCGCCGCCGGTCTCGAAGGGCGCACGTTCGCGCGCACGGTCGCCGAGTTCAACGCGGCCGTCGGCGACCGCCCGTTCAACCCCGCGATCAGGGACGGGAAGGCCGCCGCCGCCCTCCGGCTCCCCAAATCGAACTGGGCCCAACGGCTGGACTCGCCGCCGTACGTGTGCTTTCCGGTGACCTGCGGCATCACGTTCACCTTCGGCGGGCTCCGGGTGGGAGCGGACGCGTCCGTGGCGGGCGCCGACGATCGGAGGATCGGGGGACTGTTCGCCTGCGGCGAACTTGTGGGCGGGTTGTTCTACGACAACTACCCCGGGGGAACGGGGCTGATGGCGGGGGCGGTTTTCGGCCGGCTGGCGGGAACCGGCGCCGCCGCGCACGCAGGCCGCTCGGGGTGA
- a CDS encoding phosphonopyruvate decarboxylase, whose amino-acid sequence MDWSAKMAESLKSNGYQMVAYVPDEVADRLLQLLHRDGALTMVSATREEEALAILCGGFLGGKKGVLVMQGSGLGNSINALCGLAIGYQIPFLMVISERGRLGEFNSVQVPLGRAAPRIFEALGVQAFWINHPEEIAPIVEGATKLAFGGGLPVALILSTALSGGKTWR is encoded by the coding sequence ATGGACTGGAGCGCGAAGATGGCCGAGTCGCTCAAGAGCAACGGGTACCAGATGGTCGCGTACGTCCCCGACGAAGTGGCCGATCGCCTGCTGCAGCTGCTGCACCGGGACGGCGCGCTCACGATGGTCTCGGCCACCCGCGAAGAAGAGGCGCTGGCGATCCTGTGCGGCGGGTTCCTCGGCGGGAAAAAGGGTGTGCTGGTGATGCAGGGCAGCGGCCTCGGGAACTCGATCAACGCCCTGTGCGGGCTGGCGATCGGCTACCAAATTCCCTTCCTGATGGTGATCAGCGAGCGGGGGCGGCTCGGCGAGTTCAACAGCGTGCAGGTGCCGCTCGGGCGCGCGGCCCCCAGGATCTTTGAGGCCCTCGGGGTGCAGGCGTTCTGGATCAACCATCCCGAGGAGATCGCCCCGATTGTGGAGGGGGCGACAAAACTGGCATTCGGCGGTGGACTGCCCGTTGCGCTCATCCTGTCGACGGCGCTGAGCGGGGGGAAGACATGGCGATGA
- a CDS encoding thiamine pyrophosphate-dependent enzyme — MAMTRLEAFQRLLPLLGRAAVLANLGKNTYDLFAAGHRPENFYTWGAMGTVSSVGLGLALARPDLRVVVLDGDGSLLMNLGSLATIAALRPSNLVHIVCDTQTYETTGGQASHTAVAADLAAIGRGAGLSHVEAVVDLDALAQAVRRGLAEPGPWLIVARMEGTATTASKVPRRPIYDKYRFMEAIGSTGR; from the coding sequence ATGGCGATGACTCGCCTCGAGGCGTTTCAGCGGCTGCTCCCGCTGCTCGGCCGGGCGGCGGTCCTCGCGAACCTGGGGAAGAACACCTACGACCTGTTCGCCGCCGGGCACCGGCCGGAGAACTTCTACACCTGGGGAGCGATGGGCACGGTCTCGTCGGTGGGACTGGGGCTCGCCCTGGCCCGGCCCGATCTTCGGGTCGTCGTCCTCGACGGCGACGGCTCGCTCCTCATGAACCTCGGTTCGCTCGCCACGATCGCGGCGCTGCGCCCCTCGAACCTGGTGCACATCGTCTGCGATACGCAGACGTATGAGACGACGGGCGGGCAGGCCTCTCACACCGCGGTGGCCGCGGACCTCGCGGCGATCGGCCGGGGGGCGGGGCTCTCGCACGTCGAGGCCGTCGTTGATCTCGATGCCTTGGCACAGGCGGTGCGCCGCGGCCTGGCGGAGCCCGGCCCGTGGTTGATCGTTGCCCGGATGGAGGGGACGGCGACCACCGCGTCCAAAGTCCCCCGCCGCCCGATCTACGACAAGTATCGTTTCATGGAGGCGATCGGGTCGACCGGGCGCTGA
- a CDS encoding MmgE/PrpD family protein, translating into MRSWGGSGARWAALLRRRCSGRSSGPTSRRRRSSTGHSVTTATWKATTRARSCTRSPSWVPLPWRSARSAAGTCSPRSSSASTSAAGSAPRSEAPPWYARGFHPSCVAGTFGVLAAAARLIGLRGAPRRHAFGLAGTSASGLLAWVSDPSEHSRPYNMGLAAGHGVRAAHLASCGFGGPPAVFAGKYPLGQAFSGRWDGRALCDGLGERFKVMEMTFKRYACCAFIHPGLDGLLDIRAADAVAPEAMRRITLRCPRSGYHVIDGNPLRSHCAQYVLALAAHKGGVEFSDILHDRRGDPEIRRLSENIQVVGDEELDQTYPDLYRSIIEIETTGGRRFRRDVTYPKGAPECPLTPPNFGRSSRP; encoded by the coding sequence GTGAGGTCCTGGGGCGGTTCGGGCGCGAGGTGGGCGGCACTCCTGAGGCGCAGGTGTTCGGGGCGGAGTTCAGGACCAACATCGAGACGGCGGCGCTCATCAACGGGACATTCGGTTACTACTGCGACGTGGAAAGCCACCACCCGGGCGCGATCATGCACGCGATCGCCATCGTGGGTCCCGCTGCCCTGGCGGTCGGCGAGAAGTGCCGCCGGGACGTGCTCACCGCGATCGTCGTCGGCATCGACGTCGGCTGCCGGGTCAGCGCCGCGCTCGGAGGCGCCGCCCTGGTATGCGCGCGGGTTTCACCCGTCGTGCGTCGCCGGGACGTTCGGGGTGCTCGCGGCCGCGGCGCGCCTGATCGGGCTGCGGGGGGCGCCGCGGCGGCACGCGTTTGGACTCGCCGGCACCTCGGCCTCAGGTCTGCTGGCCTGGGTGAGCGATCCGAGCGAGCACTCCCGCCCGTACAACATGGGGCTCGCGGCCGGGCACGGCGTGCGGGCCGCGCACCTGGCCTCCTGCGGTTTCGGCGGCCCCCCGGCGGTGTTTGCCGGGAAGTATCCGCTGGGTCAGGCGTTCAGCGGGCGGTGGGACGGACGGGCGCTCTGCGACGGGCTCGGCGAGCGGTTCAAGGTCATGGAGATGACGTTCAAGCGCTACGCCTGCTGTGCGTTCATCCACCCCGGGCTCGACGGCCTTCTGGACATCCGGGCGGCGGACGCCGTGGCCCCCGAGGCGATGCGGCGGATCACCCTGCGGTGCCCCCGCTCCGGCTACCACGTGATCGACGGCAACCCGTTGCGCTCGCATTGCGCCCAGTACGTGCTGGCGCTCGCCGCCCATAAAGGCGGAGTGGAGTTTTCCGATATTCTCCACGACCGTCGGGGCGATCCCGAGATCCGGCGGCTTTCCGAGAACATCCAGGTGGTCGGCGACGAGGAGCTGGATCAAACCTACCCCGATCTCTACCGGTCCATCATCGAGATCGAGACGACGGGCGGACGCCGGTTCCGCCGCGACGTGACGTATCCGAAAGGTGCCCCGGAGTGCCCGCTGACCCCCCCGAACTTCGGGAGAAGTTCGCGACCCTGA
- a CDS encoding sigma-70 family RNA polymerase sigma factor — MNREDFAGIYDVQYPRVFRYLLWRLRNRDAAEEMTAEVFATALAAFQKGTTPKHVGSWLVGIADHFALRSWRRQRTERAALSESPGTERDPEELVLARLERDEIWRCVDALSPEHQQVILLRIVAGLSAREVGGLTGKTEEAVRSLQLRALHAFRVRWREAQADAGLRS; from the coding sequence ATGAACCGAGAGGATTTCGCCGGGATCTACGACGTGCAGTATCCGCGGGTGTTCCGCTACCTGCTGTGGCGGTTGCGCAACCGGGACGCCGCTGAGGAAATGACGGCGGAGGTGTTTGCCACGGCGCTCGCCGCATTTCAGAAGGGGACGACGCCGAAGCACGTCGGGAGCTGGCTCGTCGGCATCGCGGACCACTTCGCCTTGCGGTCCTGGCGGAGGCAGCGAACCGAGCGAGCGGCACTGTCCGAGAGTCCCGGGACCGAGCGGGATCCGGAGGAGCTGGTTCTGGCGCGATTGGAGCGGGATGAGATCTGGCGCTGCGTGGACGCGTTGAGCCCGGAGCATCAACAGGTCATCCTGCTTCGGATCGTTGCGGGGTTGAGCGCGCGCGAAGTCGGGGGGCTCACGGGAAAGACCGAGGAAGCCGTGAGGAGTCTGCAGCTTCGTGCGCTTCATGCATTCCGAGTTCGTTGGAGGGAGGCACAGGCCGATGCAGGGCTACGCAGCTGA
- a CDS encoding HD domain-containing phosphohydrolase: MRSSASEVHKHGGTGKPVRPLHRVANVLQSGEGASEDLAHYRELFENASDLIYTTDLAGNFTSINPVGEKLTRYTREELLASNIGQIVAAESLSTVLQMLDHAVRGLSSTTCELEVLAKDGRQVPLEVCSRPITQDGEVVGVHGIGRDISMRKRTDRKFQQRTAHLEALNAIVAAADAAPDLPLLLTVVIDRILEALALGMGGIWAGDHHVVRGLSPEIGKTVVEAAQSSQQKTASAASVADWQATSGNGAHPLAERWIHIGIRASLTVPIVAEGRCIGALILASPYPKPWTWEEVVLAEAVGQQVAATAEGLRIFQESQQHAGLMKRLVALSDTLNRPAIVADIATAIGQAALSLSGATGGAVYLRGPEGAVACPWAKGLPADSAIPDRLPEGSAGLFSDVSALAPDDAIRGFASRQGFRALGIWPLTYEGREIAGVLCYYDEPHEWSKPEREVFQTFTWQAASALENARLYEVQVERARELETLHHNLEESYIQMVLALARAMDARDAYTGDHSDRLATLADRVVRALDLPDDEAKDIRWAALLHDIGKIGSPDGILCKPGPLTEDEWMIMRRHPIVGEEILRPVERMRGVAKIVRHHQEKWDGSGYPDGLSGKAIPLGARILAVVDAYSAIVDERPYKKSGTQEEAEAEIRRCAGVQFDPEIVEVFCRTLSGDHQASDAVLLRR; the protein is encoded by the coding sequence ATGCGATCATCCGCGAGCGAGGTCCACAAGCATGGCGGCACGGGAAAGCCGGTGCGGCCGCTTCACCGCGTCGCCAACGTTCTCCAAAGCGGGGAGGGCGCGAGCGAGGATCTGGCCCACTACCGCGAGTTGTTCGAGAACGCCAGCGACTTGATCTACACGACTGACCTGGCGGGGAATTTCACATCTATTAATCCCGTTGGGGAAAAACTCACGCGGTACACGCGCGAGGAACTCCTCGCATCGAATATCGGTCAGATCGTTGCGGCGGAGAGCCTCAGCACGGTTCTGCAAATGCTGGACCACGCCGTCAGGGGCTTGAGCTCCACGACCTGCGAACTCGAAGTCCTGGCCAAGGACGGCCGTCAGGTCCCGCTGGAGGTATGCTCGCGTCCAATCACCCAGGACGGGGAGGTGGTGGGGGTCCACGGGATCGGCCGCGACATCAGCATGCGCAAGCGGACCGATCGGAAGTTCCAGCAGCGCACCGCTCATTTGGAGGCGTTGAACGCGATCGTTGCGGCCGCGGATGCCGCGCCCGATCTTCCACTGCTGCTGACGGTGGTGATCGACCGGATCCTGGAGGCGCTCGCCCTCGGGATGGGCGGGATCTGGGCGGGCGACCACCACGTCGTTCGAGGCCTCTCCCCAGAGATCGGGAAGACCGTGGTGGAGGCCGCTCAGTCCTCTCAGCAGAAGACCGCCAGCGCGGCCAGCGTAGCCGACTGGCAGGCAACGTCTGGGAACGGGGCACACCCGCTGGCGGAGAGGTGGATCCACATTGGCATCCGGGCGTCCCTCACCGTGCCCATCGTGGCCGAGGGCCGGTGTATCGGGGCGTTGATCTTGGCCTCCCCGTACCCCAAGCCATGGACATGGGAGGAAGTCGTCCTCGCTGAGGCGGTCGGACAGCAAGTCGCGGCGACGGCCGAGGGCCTTCGCATCTTCCAGGAGTCCCAGCAGCACGCCGGGTTGATGAAGCGCCTGGTCGCGCTGAGCGACACTTTGAATCGTCCCGCCATCGTCGCGGACATCGCGACGGCCATCGGACAGGCCGCGCTGAGTCTGAGCGGGGCGACGGGAGGGGCCGTCTACCTCCGCGGACCGGAAGGCGCCGTCGCCTGCCCGTGGGCCAAAGGGCTGCCCGCTGATTCCGCCATCCCCGACCGCCTGCCGGAGGGGAGTGCGGGGTTGTTTTCGGACGTGTCGGCCTTAGCTCCGGACGACGCGATCCGGGGCTTCGCGAGCCGTCAGGGCTTCCGGGCCCTCGGGATCTGGCCGCTCACCTACGAGGGACGGGAGATCGCCGGGGTGCTGTGTTACTACGACGAGCCCCATGAGTGGTCGAAGCCGGAGCGGGAGGTCTTTCAGACGTTCACCTGGCAGGCCGCTTCCGCCCTCGAGAACGCGCGGCTCTACGAGGTGCAGGTCGAGCGCGCGCGCGAACTGGAAACGCTGCACCACAACCTCGAGGAATCATACATCCAGATGGTGCTGGCTCTGGCACGGGCGATGGACGCCCGAGACGCGTACACCGGAGACCACAGCGACCGCCTGGCCACACTGGCCGATCGCGTGGTCCGGGCGCTCGACCTTCCGGATGACGAGGCGAAGGACATCCGCTGGGCGGCGCTCCTGCACGACATCGGGAAGATCGGTTCTCCGGACGGCATCCTGTGCAAACCCGGGCCGTTGACCGAGGACGAATGGATGATCATGCGCCGGCACCCGATCGTCGGCGAGGAAATCCTGCGTCCCGTAGAACGCATGCGAGGGGTGGCCAAGATCGTCCGCCATCACCAGGAGAAATGGGACGGCAGCGGATACCCCGACGGCCTCAGTGGGAAAGCGATCCCCCTTGGGGCTCGCATTCTGGCGGTGGTCGATGCCTACAGCGCGATTGTTGACGAGCGCCCTTACAAGAAGTCGGGTACCCAAGAAGAGGCGGAGGCGGAAATCCGGCGTTGTGCGGGGGTGCAGTTCGATCCAGAGATTGTGGAGGTCTTCTGTCGAACACTGAGCGGTGACCATCAGGCATCCGACGCGGTCCTCCTCCGTCGGTGA
- a CDS encoding SDR family NAD(P)-dependent oxidoreductase: MSEGAFSGRRVVVTGAGAGIGRGIATAFVQEGAWVAAVDVVADRVKSVVAELGGGPGRAFGVAGDVRTAAGVDRIVQGAVGHLGRIEVLVNNAAVYPNCPVIEMPEEQWDAVIETNLKGTFLMSREVARRMVSERVAGHIVNIASGAYRSARRGASHYCASKAAIVMFSKVLAQELAEHRIHVNVVSPGLIDVGRRGDVNPAYRETLITNIPWGRMGQPAEIAEAVLFLSSTQAEYITGSVLDVSGGSSAGRYFLPYSRG; encoded by the coding sequence ATGAGTGAGGGTGCGTTTTCGGGACGGCGTGTGGTGGTCACCGGAGCGGGCGCGGGAATCGGTCGGGGAATCGCGACGGCGTTCGTGCAGGAAGGGGCTTGGGTGGCGGCGGTCGACGTGGTCGCCGATCGGGTCAAGAGCGTCGTGGCGGAACTCGGGGGCGGGCCGGGCCGGGCGTTTGGCGTCGCGGGGGACGTCCGCACCGCCGCGGGGGTCGACCGGATCGTCCAAGGTGCCGTCGGACACTTGGGGCGGATCGAGGTGCTCGTGAACAACGCCGCGGTGTACCCCAACTGCCCGGTGATCGAGATGCCGGAAGAACAGTGGGATGCGGTCATCGAGACCAACCTCAAGGGGACATTTCTGATGTCACGGGAGGTCGCGCGCCGGATGGTATCGGAACGCGTGGCCGGACACATCGTCAATATCGCTTCGGGCGCCTACCGATCGGCCCGGCGGGGCGCGTCGCACTACTGCGCGTCGAAGGCGGCAATCGTGATGTTCAGCAAAGTGCTCGCGCAGGAGCTGGCCGAGCACCGCATTCACGTCAACGTCGTCTCTCCCGGCCTGATCGACGTGGGGCGCCGCGGCGACGTCAATCCCGCCTATCGAGAGACGCTGATCACGAATATCCCCTGGGGCCGGATGGGGCAGCCCGCCGAGATCGCCGAGGCCGTCCTGTTCCTCTCATCCACGCAAGCGGAGTACATCACCGGGTCGGTCTTGGATGTCAGCGGTGGGTCGAGCGCCGGCCGATATTTCCTGCCCTATAGCCGCGGCTAG